From Paenibacillus sp. GP183, the proteins below share one genomic window:
- a CDS encoding sensor histidine kinase, translating to MFYSLKNRMILVFSALMIFSFGLMSWVIFNESRSIIRSYIESSALEKMDEYGSFIQTALLQVYDLSSHVYNSDVTKTWDAAQSNPSLTEGEKILADIKLSQLLTQTSNSYSGVSSVAIYRKEGLRIGSENQIVQDGIFLQSPWYQNYRSRGNRWASSHEEQMDKRYESSRQVISLLMPIGTFDHRLSESVLKVNLDSNFLLEPLNRIHVGETGSIFLLNQDGIPVLPQNDAKLQSEAGPILETIRTNDSTQGVIYMNHLKGREILVYKKLSVNNWMLASIVSEADLYTNLINLRTTIVIFTLILLILAILIATWLSHGITRPLSRLASAMRYVQKGEFANAENRIPAVPRVRNEIGFVTSAFRNMVQQLKQHIKNEFELKLLRQQAEYKALLMQINPHFLFNTLELISSLALQSRTRDVLSVVDSLSDMMRFSMKINHDLVRLRDELSCLSDYLSILQIRFGEQLVISSKEQGDLERLEIVKFILQPLVENAVKYSLAHRDIAEVTIRTSREAEILRIHVQDNGIGMPPEVVQKLQAEYKSHQFDQVLNAEYRQIGLRNVLARCSLYYGNRFSFVVHSEIDRGTMIELILPAQEGSERV from the coding sequence ATGTTCTACTCACTGAAAAATCGGATGATTCTTGTCTTTTCCGCACTGATGATCTTTTCATTCGGCTTGATGTCATGGGTAATCTTTAACGAATCCCGTTCGATCATCCGTTCCTATATCGAGTCTTCTGCTTTGGAAAAAATGGATGAGTACGGTTCTTTTATTCAAACGGCACTGCTGCAGGTTTATGATTTATCGTCCCACGTATACAATAGCGACGTCACGAAAACCTGGGACGCCGCCCAATCGAATCCGTCCTTGACGGAAGGCGAGAAAATACTTGCCGACATTAAGCTGAGCCAGTTATTGACCCAGACGTCGAACAGCTACTCGGGCGTATCTTCGGTAGCCATTTACCGCAAAGAAGGCCTGCGGATTGGATCGGAGAATCAGATTGTACAGGACGGTATATTTTTGCAGAGCCCGTGGTACCAAAACTACCGAAGTCGGGGAAACCGTTGGGCATCCTCGCACGAGGAACAGATGGACAAGCGGTATGAAAGTTCGCGACAGGTCATCAGCTTGTTGATGCCGATCGGGACGTTTGATCATCGATTATCTGAAAGCGTTCTCAAGGTGAATCTCGATTCCAATTTTCTGCTTGAACCTCTGAATCGAATTCATGTAGGGGAAACCGGGAGCATATTCCTGCTGAACCAAGATGGTATTCCGGTATTGCCGCAAAATGATGCTAAGCTGCAATCAGAAGCCGGACCCATTCTTGAGACCATACGTACGAATGACAGCACTCAGGGTGTTATTTATATGAATCATCTCAAAGGTCGTGAGATTCTGGTCTATAAGAAGCTGAGCGTCAATAATTGGATGCTGGCCAGCATCGTTTCTGAAGCTGATCTGTATACCAATTTGATCAATCTGCGTACAACCATCGTGATCTTTACCTTGATTCTGCTGATCCTGGCGATCCTCATAGCGACGTGGTTATCTCACGGCATTACCAGGCCGCTGTCCCGGTTGGCATCGGCCATGCGCTATGTTCAGAAAGGGGAATTCGCCAACGCTGAGAATCGAATACCCGCTGTGCCGCGTGTTCGCAACGAGATCGGCTTCGTGACCTCCGCTTTTCGAAACATGGTGCAACAGCTAAAGCAGCACATCAAGAATGAATTTGAGCTGAAATTGCTGAGGCAACAGGCGGAATATAAAGCGCTGCTTATGCAGATCAATCCGCATTTCTTATTTAACACTTTGGAACTGATCAGCAGTTTGGCGCTGCAGAGCCGGACCAGGGATGTGCTGAGTGTAGTCGATTCCCTTAGCGATATGATGCGGTTTTCCATGAAAATCAACCATGATTTGGTCCGACTTCGGGACGAGTTGAGCTGCTTAAGCGATTATTTGTCGATTCTGCAAATCCGCTTCGGGGAGCAGTTAGTGATTTCAAGCAAAGAACAGGGAGACCTGGAGCGATTGGAAATCGTCAAGTTTATCCTTCAGCCACTGGTGGAGAATGCCGTGAAGTACAGTTTGGCTCACAGGGACATCGCCGAAGTGACAATACGGACTAGCCGGGAGGCGGAAATACTGAGGATTCATGTTCAGGACAACGGAATCGGAATGCCTCCAGAAGTTGTGCAGAAGCTCCAAGCGGAATACAAATCGCATCAATTTGATCAAGTTCTGAACGCCGAATATCGACAGATCGGACTTCGCAACGTTCTGGCACGGTGCTCCTTATATTATGGAAATCGCTTCTCATTCGTGGTTCACTCGGAAATCGACCGGGGGACGATGATCGAACTTATTTTACCGGCACAGGAGGGGTCAGAGCGTGTATAA
- a CDS encoding response regulator — protein MYKVMIVDDEPEIRRSIHLKVQWEDLHLTVAAESANGREALQQLQENDFQIVITDMNMPIMDGVSFLESCHQQFPHIRIIVITGYDEFEYARAAVRHQAKDFLLKPIKPRELARILEKLVQELDQERRLQAQQETVNWKLSQNGKELKEHFILEVIKENWENERYFLDRFKLFQLEDWTRKEVRLITVGLRDKSEAIRREDRTPDKLRLPFELLCREFAETSMMDSLVFHDSSHPLLMHFILGGDLAAVQKYMGQLQQCALRHLLFEPSFGIGEPVIGYREWGEGYISSLLAWSIRLYHVDRGDREARQTKAIVSNEMAKVLQNQLIRGDLLSIEQSIDKELKRLMNESHVHFVKFIFQLYLILETVSKTLGVSLESYEKLWVRPELVWELNSVGKANGFLMGLARKIHSHLQAQPTDSDHTITQAAKQFIDENYMYDLNLQMLAERYHYSTSYFSELFKAKLGMTFIQYLSEVRMAKAIRLLEETSMNLWDIAELTRYSNPSYFSTKFKRMYGISPSEYREKRSEKSEDGFPK, from the coding sequence GTGTATAAGGTGATGATCGTAGATGATGAGCCTGAAATCCGAAGGAGTATCCATCTGAAAGTGCAATGGGAAGACTTACATTTGACAGTTGCAGCGGAATCCGCCAACGGCAGAGAGGCTCTACAGCAACTGCAGGAAAATGATTTCCAGATCGTCATCACGGATATGAACATGCCAATCATGGACGGAGTTTCTTTCCTGGAATCCTGTCATCAACAATTCCCGCATATTCGAATTATCGTCATCACTGGATATGATGAATTCGAATATGCACGGGCGGCTGTTCGGCATCAGGCCAAGGATTTCCTTCTAAAGCCCATCAAACCAAGAGAGTTGGCCCGGATCCTGGAGAAGCTGGTTCAGGAATTGGATCAAGAACGGAGGCTTCAAGCCCAACAGGAGACGGTTAATTGGAAGCTCTCTCAAAATGGAAAGGAATTGAAGGAGCACTTTATCCTGGAGGTGATTAAGGAGAATTGGGAAAACGAGCGATATTTTCTAGACCGCTTCAAGCTATTTCAATTGGAGGATTGGACCCGCAAAGAAGTTCGATTGATCACCGTTGGGTTAAGGGACAAGAGCGAGGCGATCCGACGGGAGGATCGAACTCCAGACAAGCTTCGCCTGCCCTTCGAGCTGCTGTGCCGGGAGTTCGCGGAAACCAGCATGATGGATTCGCTTGTTTTTCACGATTCGAGCCATCCCTTGTTGATGCATTTCATCCTTGGCGGAGACCTTGCCGCAGTGCAGAAATATATGGGCCAACTGCAGCAATGTGCCCTCCGACATTTGTTGTTTGAACCCTCCTTCGGAATAGGAGAGCCTGTTATCGGCTATCGGGAATGGGGGGAAGGTTATATATCTTCCTTGCTTGCTTGGAGCATTCGCCTTTACCATGTCGACAGGGGGGATAGAGAGGCTCGGCAAACAAAAGCCATTGTGTCGAATGAAATGGCCAAGGTGCTGCAAAATCAGCTCATTCGAGGTGATCTTCTTTCCATTGAACAGTCGATCGACAAAGAGTTGAAAAGGCTGATGAACGAATCCCATGTCCATTTTGTCAAATTCATTTTCCAGCTCTATTTAATATTGGAAACGGTCTCCAAAACGCTTGGTGTTTCCCTGGAATCCTATGAGAAGCTATGGGTCAGGCCCGAGCTGGTATGGGAACTGAATTCGGTCGGCAAAGCAAACGGCTTCCTCATGGGGCTGGCCCGTAAAATCCATAGCCATTTACAAGCGCAGCCTACTGATTCGGATCATACGATCACCCAGGCGGCCAAGCAGTTTATCGATGAAAACTATATGTACGATCTGAATCTGCAGATGCTTGCAGAACGTTACCATTATAGTACTTCCTACTTTTCGGAGTTGTTCAAGGCCAAGCTGGGAATGACGTTTATTCAATACCTCTCTGAGGTACGCATGGCCAAAGCGATCCGGCTGCTGGAAGAAACGTCGATGAACCTGTGGGATATCGCCGAATTGACGCGTTACTCCAACCCCAGCTATTTCAGCACCAAGTTTAAGCGAATGTATGGGATAAGCCCCTCGGAGTATCGGGAGAAAAGATCCGAAAAAAGTGAAGACGGATTCCCGAAATAA
- a CDS encoding sugar ABC transporter substrate-binding protein, with protein sequence MKKHWLVPVLGSLVALSTACSGGTGGTPAAAGTSAGKVEAVAKKVELRVMWWGDQKRADLTNQMLKKFEEKYPNIKVTSEFSPVSGYFDKLNTQLASQTAPDVFTLGSNLLDYANKEVLLDLNPYVGNALNTADIDKTLLDYTSSKGKLYGVSIGANARSIIANTELFKKAGMPIPQDGWTWDDYAKVSKEVSQKLGKDYYGSYNFTSDYNAMEVYFRQNGKIVYDNESGKLGFEAKDAEAWFAYWDNLSKGGGLVTPELQVSASSLDTSKSLVVTGKAAMSFVPSNLMKAMQGSTKDKLALLQVPRGAKGTGLGLDSSQGISAYAKTKYPKEAAMLINFWVNDPDAVKILGNDRGIPVSSKMRDVLKQNADATDQQIYDYIDRVSAAAKKEPVKPSYNIPGYNEFSKLLETTGQQIAFGKKDVKKSADELFTGTQQILSKNK encoded by the coding sequence ATGAAGAAACACTGGCTGGTTCCTGTATTAGGCTCATTGGTCGCCTTGTCAACGGCATGCTCCGGAGGAACGGGAGGGACGCCGGCTGCAGCCGGGACGAGTGCAGGTAAAGTAGAAGCAGTTGCCAAGAAAGTGGAGCTACGGGTCATGTGGTGGGGGGATCAGAAACGGGCCGACCTGACCAATCAAATGCTCAAGAAGTTCGAGGAAAAATACCCGAACATCAAGGTTACGAGCGAGTTTTCCCCCGTTTCCGGGTATTTCGATAAATTGAATACGCAGCTTGCTTCACAAACCGCTCCCGATGTGTTTACACTGGGCAGCAACCTTCTCGATTATGCCAATAAAGAAGTATTGCTGGATCTGAATCCTTATGTCGGGAATGCGCTGAATACGGCGGATATCGACAAGACGCTTCTGGATTACACGTCCAGCAAAGGGAAGCTGTACGGCGTTTCCATAGGCGCAAACGCACGAAGTATTATAGCCAACACGGAATTGTTCAAGAAAGCCGGAATGCCGATTCCCCAAGACGGATGGACATGGGACGATTACGCGAAGGTGAGCAAAGAAGTATCTCAAAAGCTGGGCAAGGATTATTATGGCTCATACAATTTCACATCTGATTACAACGCGATGGAAGTCTACTTTAGGCAAAACGGCAAGATTGTGTACGATAACGAATCCGGAAAACTCGGGTTTGAAGCTAAAGATGCCGAAGCCTGGTTCGCCTATTGGGATAACTTGAGCAAGGGCGGAGGCCTGGTCACTCCGGAGCTGCAAGTGTCCGCTTCTTCGCTGGATACGAGCAAATCATTAGTCGTTACCGGCAAGGCAGCGATGAGCTTTGTGCCTTCCAACCTCATGAAGGCCATGCAAGGCTCGACCAAGGATAAGCTGGCGCTGTTGCAAGTTCCCCGCGGTGCCAAAGGCACCGGTCTCGGCCTCGACTCCAGTCAGGGGATTTCCGCCTATGCCAAAACGAAGTACCCCAAAGAAGCGGCTATGCTGATCAATTTCTGGGTTAACGATCCAGATGCGGTCAAAATTTTAGGGAATGACCGGGGGATTCCCGTATCCTCGAAGATGAGGGATGTTCTCAAACAGAATGCCGATGCGACCGATCAGCAGATTTATGACTATATCGATCGTGTGTCCGCAGCAGCCAAAAAGGAACCGGTTAAACCCAGCTATAATATTCCCGGGTATAACGAATTCAGCAAGCTGCTCGAAACTACCGGCCAGCAGATTGCTTTCGGCAAGAAAGATGTCAAGAAATCGGCTGACGAACTGTTCACGGGCACACAACAAATTTTAAGCAAAAATAAGTAA
- a CDS encoding sugar ABC transporter permease: protein MPTFRRSVRSQHNRVAYLFLLPWLLGFFFLSLGPMLGSFYLSFSAYNLLTPPKWIGLNNFQQIFTSDPSFYHSLLLTFQYVFISVPVRLIFALLVAIFLNKGIKALGVYRTVYYIPSLLGGSVAIAVVWRKMFDGNGLFNHFLSWFGIRGPAWISHPDYVIYTIVALSVWQFGSAMVIFLAGLKQIPADLYEASEVDGAGKAVQFFRITLPLLSPVIFFNLVMGIINSFQVFTPGYVIGDGRGGPINSTLFYTLYLYLKGFSFFEMGYASALAWIMLAIIAVFTSIVFITSKYWVFYGDGKDKGGKTS, encoded by the coding sequence ATGCCAACCTTCCGGAGATCGGTAAGATCCCAACATAATCGAGTGGCCTATTTATTTTTGCTGCCCTGGCTGCTCGGTTTTTTCTTTCTATCGCTGGGTCCGATGCTCGGTTCCTTTTATCTGTCTTTTTCCGCTTACAATTTGTTGACCCCGCCGAAGTGGATCGGATTAAATAATTTCCAGCAAATCTTTACCAGCGATCCATCGTTTTATCATTCCTTACTTCTGACGTTCCAATATGTTTTTATTTCCGTACCGGTTCGACTGATATTTGCCTTGCTGGTCGCGATCTTCCTGAATAAAGGCATCAAAGCGCTCGGAGTGTACCGCACCGTCTACTATATACCTTCCCTGCTCGGCGGAAGCGTGGCGATTGCCGTGGTATGGAGAAAAATGTTCGACGGAAACGGCTTGTTCAATCATTTCTTGAGCTGGTTCGGGATTCGGGGTCCCGCATGGATATCCCATCCCGACTATGTCATCTATACCATCGTTGCTTTGTCGGTATGGCAATTCGGCTCAGCTATGGTCATTTTTTTAGCCGGGTTGAAGCAAATCCCTGCCGATCTGTATGAGGCTTCGGAGGTGGACGGCGCGGGTAAAGCGGTTCAGTTTTTTAGGATCACGCTGCCTTTGCTGTCTCCAGTGATCTTCTTTAATCTTGTAATGGGGATCATCAATTCTTTTCAAGTATTCACCCCGGGTTATGTGATTGGCGATGGGCGTGGCGGGCCGATCAATTCGACCTTGTTTTATACGCTGTACCTATACCTGAAAGGCTTCTCATTTTTCGAGATGGGTTATGCCTCGGCACTGGCATGGATTATGCTCGCCATTATCGCTGTATTTACCTCTATTGTATTTATCACTTCCAAGTATTGGGTCTTTTACGGGGATGGCAAGGATAAAGGGGGGAAAACTTCTTGA
- a CDS encoding carbohydrate ABC transporter permease: MNAGISYKPFIRHLATIGLGLVMLYPIVWLLTSSFKPNNLIFTDTGLWPKEITLANYVSGWKGLQGISFGRFFANSFELSVLSVMGSLVTCSLAAFAFARLNFKFSKLWFSLMLLTIMLPYHVTLVPQYILYNQFHWINTFLPIVVPKWLAHDSFFILLMVQFIRGIPKELDESATIDGCGQGQIYVRIILPLLVPALITTAIFTFIWTWDDFFSQMIYLNHIRLFTVQLGILSLFDPSGESNWGALLAMSVLSLIPIMAIFLSFQRYFLDGIATTGLK; the protein is encoded by the coding sequence TTGAATGCAGGCATTTCCTATAAGCCTTTCATTCGGCACTTAGCGACCATCGGGCTGGGGCTTGTGATGCTTTACCCGATTGTCTGGCTCTTAACCAGTTCGTTTAAACCGAATAACCTTATTTTCACGGATACCGGTCTATGGCCCAAAGAAATCACATTGGCTAATTATGTGTCCGGATGGAAGGGGTTGCAGGGCATTTCCTTCGGCCGGTTCTTCGCCAATTCGTTCGAGTTATCTGTTCTGTCCGTCATGGGGAGCCTCGTGACCTGCTCGCTGGCCGCTTTTGCTTTTGCCCGTTTGAACTTCAAATTCAGTAAGCTTTGGTTCAGCTTGATGCTGCTTACCATCATGCTGCCTTATCATGTAACTTTGGTTCCGCAATATATCTTGTATAACCAGTTCCATTGGATCAATACTTTTTTGCCTATTGTCGTGCCCAAATGGCTCGCGCATGATTCGTTCTTCATCCTGCTTATGGTTCAATTCATCCGAGGAATTCCGAAAGAACTCGACGAAAGCGCTACAATCGACGGCTGCGGGCAGGGGCAAATTTATGTCCGGATCATCCTGCCGCTTCTGGTTCCTGCTCTCATCACGACGGCGATCTTTACTTTTATCTGGACGTGGGACGATTTTTTCAGCCAGATGATCTATTTGAATCATATCAGGCTGTTTACAGTTCAGCTTGGGATTCTTTCCTTATTCGACCCGTCCGGCGAATCGAACTGGGGAGCGCTGCTCGCCATGTCGGTCTTGTCTCTAATTCCCATCATGGCCATATTCCTGTCGTTCCAGCGCTACTTCCTGGACGGGATCGCCACCACCGGATTGAAGTAG
- a CDS encoding glycoside hydrolase N-terminal domain-containing protein encodes MNVRSQLESISRAKQHPITLDRPAPDFFEGAVLGNGGLGAIVTTRPDAVVIHFGHNNVWDIRIAEENREKLGTFQEIFAKIMEISPEHDHLHENEWYRDYCRMARENYAKPYPCPMPCGSLLLGFDRREAEILGHKIDISTGICEVYFLIEGKQAVLEIFVEPQTDQVWLRMVDGQGEWITSPFNRIKLIPDPERSQDLPRFVAAVAEEKQLIMFEQTLPYREDFRQRTEPHPQDRAFRLSVRTADAFRMVENPLHYETYGIKGDFSGADSREQVLTGADLLQNKPFLAVVQLEEGLLSDLLPKPTSPPVPELAQYEQAREESIRHYDEFWGRSAVELEDELLEKIWYWNLYFFQCAVKAGVTCPGLFANWSYRKIGTSWHGDYHFNYNAQQPFWAAFSSNHVDRHVAYVDLVHHILPISRSWANDYYGLRGACFPHSAYPVDMTMMPYPIPTWGWEICETPWTVQSLWWHYLYTMDRDFLKHRAFVPIKESVRFLADYMTRPEAHGDSQGDGKCHIFPTVVPELYGLTPFFKMNKDCLVDLTLAKFVFKAYLSACRILGFELEEKETIEAVEYILRHYPDYPTANSEKYGEVLVCVEGEDPQIVYNTPNSLMTVFPGEEHGIHSVEERELLRNTYMNHLNEGGNELVFYSLQGARLGLLDLQKFKRQIHYCMLPNGTCTDKLLQSGGRYHDATDFNFMGRMGIWFENFALPAVINECLMQSYNGQIRLFPNWPKGQKASFSNLRAVGGFLISAAYDGENVEWVELFSEAGGRLRMHPLWSRSTVSLNDRKPEPVTGPMIEWETRKGDVLRFSKG; translated from the coding sequence ATGAACGTACGATCACAGTTGGAGAGCATATCCAGAGCCAAGCAGCACCCCATCACACTCGACAGGCCTGCCCCGGATTTTTTTGAAGGGGCGGTTCTCGGCAATGGCGGCTTGGGGGCGATTGTGACGACCCGACCGGATGCCGTAGTCATTCATTTCGGCCATAACAACGTCTGGGACATTCGGATCGCCGAAGAAAACCGGGAGAAGCTCGGTACCTTTCAAGAAATATTCGCAAAGATTATGGAAATCTCGCCCGAACACGACCATTTGCACGAAAACGAATGGTACCGAGATTATTGCCGGATGGCTCGTGAGAATTACGCGAAGCCTTATCCTTGCCCGATGCCGTGCGGCTCCCTGCTGCTCGGGTTTGACCGGCGCGAAGCGGAAATATTGGGCCATAAGATCGATATATCGACCGGGATTTGCGAGGTCTATTTTTTAATCGAAGGTAAACAGGCCGTCCTGGAGATTTTCGTCGAGCCGCAAACCGACCAGGTTTGGTTGAGGATGGTTGATGGGCAGGGGGAATGGATCACGTCCCCTTTCAACCGGATCAAGCTGATACCTGATCCCGAGCGTTCGCAGGACCTGCCCCGATTTGTAGCGGCTGTTGCGGAAGAGAAACAATTGATTATGTTTGAACAAACTCTTCCATACCGGGAAGACTTTCGACAGAGAACGGAGCCTCATCCACAAGACCGGGCCTTCCGTTTGAGTGTGCGAACGGCGGATGCCTTCCGCATGGTCGAAAATCCCCTCCACTATGAAACGTATGGGATCAAAGGCGATTTTTCCGGCGCCGATAGCCGGGAGCAGGTATTGACGGGGGCGGATCTGCTTCAGAACAAGCCTTTCCTTGCCGTGGTGCAGCTGGAGGAAGGGCTGTTATCGGATTTGCTGCCGAAGCCTACATCCCCTCCAGTTCCTGAATTGGCACAATATGAACAGGCGAGAGAAGAATCCATCCGCCATTATGACGAGTTCTGGGGACGTTCGGCCGTTGAATTGGAAGACGAATTATTAGAGAAAATTTGGTACTGGAATTTGTATTTCTTTCAATGCGCCGTGAAAGCTGGGGTCACCTGTCCTGGACTTTTTGCCAATTGGAGCTACCGGAAAATCGGGACCTCATGGCATGGCGATTATCATTTCAACTATAATGCTCAGCAGCCCTTCTGGGCGGCGTTCTCCAGTAATCATGTTGACAGGCATGTGGCCTATGTGGATCTGGTTCACCATATCCTGCCGATCAGCCGCAGCTGGGCCAACGATTATTATGGTTTGCGCGGCGCCTGCTTTCCACATTCGGCATATCCCGTCGACATGACTATGATGCCCTATCCCATTCCTACGTGGGGGTGGGAAATCTGTGAAACCCCGTGGACGGTACAAAGCTTGTGGTGGCACTATTTGTATACGATGGACCGTGATTTTCTGAAGCACCGGGCGTTTGTCCCCATTAAAGAGTCGGTACGCTTTCTGGCGGACTATATGACCCGGCCTGAGGCGCACGGTGACTCCCAGGGGGATGGCAAGTGCCACATTTTCCCTACCGTAGTTCCTGAACTGTACGGACTGACCCCGTTCTTTAAGATGAACAAAGATTGCCTTGTTGACCTCACTCTGGCCAAATTCGTTTTCAAGGCCTACCTCTCGGCTTGCCGCATTCTCGGCTTCGAGCTGGAGGAGAAAGAGACCATCGAGGCGGTGGAATATATTTTGCGGCATTATCCGGACTATCCGACCGCTAACTCTGAGAAATATGGCGAGGTTCTTGTTTGCGTAGAGGGTGAAGATCCCCAAATCGTCTATAACACGCCGAATAGCTTGATGACCGTATTCCCCGGTGAGGAACACGGAATACATTCCGTCGAAGAACGGGAGCTCCTGCGCAACACGTATATGAATCACTTGAATGAGGGCGGCAATGAACTGGTATTCTACAGTTTGCAGGGGGCGCGGCTTGGGCTGCTCGACTTGCAAAAATTCAAGCGGCAGATCCACTATTGTATGCTTCCCAACGGCACTTGCACAGATAAACTGCTGCAGTCCGGGGGGCGATATCACGATGCTACGGATTTTAATTTTATGGGCCGGATGGGCATCTGGTTCGAGAATTTCGCACTGCCGGCCGTAATTAACGAATGCTTAATGCAAAGCTACAATGGGCAAATCCGATTGTTCCCGAACTGGCCCAAGGGACAAAAGGCGTCGTTCAGCAATTTACGGGCGGTCGGCGGGTTCCTGATCAGCGCTGCTTATGACGGCGAGAATGTGGAATGGGTTGAATTGTTCAGCGAAGCTGGCGGACGTTTGCGCATGCATCCTCTTTGGTCCCGGTCGACGGTTTCCTTGAATGACCGCAAGCCCGAACCGGTTACTGGCCCAATGATCGAATGGGAGACCCGCAAAGGCGATGTTTTGAGGTTTTCAAAAGGATGA
- a CDS encoding alpha-glucosidase/alpha-galactosidase: MKPNQNVVKDIQIAYIGGGSRGWAWGLMSDLAQEGQLSGTVKLYDLNVDAANTNAVIGNRLSERAEAAGKWKYEGVPSLKEALTGSDFVIISILPGSFQEMHSDVHLPEEYGIYQSVGDTVGPGGTIRALRTIPMYVELAKSIRSYAPDSWIINYTNPMTLCTRTLYEVFPEVKAIGCCHEVFGTQKLLASMLEEMANIPNVNRRDIKVNVLGINHFTWLNQASYQGMDLFPMYREFVGRYHKEGFDGAEEGHWMNNHFASADRVKFDLFRKFGLIAAAGDRHLAEFMPHSWYLKNPETVHEWKFSLTKVDWRKQNQQALIAKSARLAQGEEEFAIRPTGEEGIDMIKALLGLGDLVTNVNLPNRGQMGNTPLGAVVETNAIFGRDSVKPIISGKLPSEINSLVQRHIWNQETILQASLNRDKDQAFRAFVSDPLVNISPKDARELFERMLDNTKSFLPEWK, from the coding sequence ATGAAACCCAATCAAAATGTCGTTAAGGATATTCAAATTGCCTACATCGGCGGCGGCTCGAGAGGATGGGCCTGGGGCTTGATGAGCGACCTGGCGCAAGAAGGTCAGCTTTCCGGTACCGTTAAATTATATGATCTTAATGTTGATGCCGCGAATACGAATGCGGTGATCGGCAATCGCCTGTCTGAACGGGCTGAAGCTGCAGGAAAGTGGAAGTATGAGGGAGTTCCTTCGTTAAAAGAAGCTCTTACCGGCTCCGATTTCGTTATCATTTCTATACTGCCGGGAAGCTTCCAAGAGATGCATTCCGATGTACATTTACCGGAAGAATACGGAATCTATCAATCGGTAGGGGATACCGTAGGCCCAGGCGGTACGATCCGTGCATTGCGTACGATCCCGATGTATGTGGAGCTGGCCAAAAGCATTCGCTCCTACGCACCTGACTCATGGATCATCAACTACACGAATCCTATGACATTATGTACGCGTACACTTTATGAGGTATTTCCGGAAGTTAAAGCGATCGGATGCTGCCATGAAGTATTCGGCACCCAGAAACTGCTTGCCTCCATGCTTGAAGAAATGGCGAATATTCCCAATGTAAATCGGCGCGATATCAAGGTGAATGTACTCGGGATTAACCATTTTACTTGGCTGAATCAAGCTTCTTATCAAGGAATGGATTTGTTCCCGATGTATCGGGAATTTGTCGGCCGCTATCACAAGGAAGGCTTTGATGGCGCTGAAGAGGGGCACTGGATGAACAATCATTTTGCCTCGGCGGATCGGGTGAAGTTTGACCTTTTTCGCAAATTCGGGCTGATCGCAGCAGCCGGAGACCGTCACTTGGCCGAATTCATGCCGCATTCCTGGTATTTAAAAAATCCGGAAACGGTTCATGAGTGGAAATTCAGTTTAACCAAGGTGGATTGGCGTAAGCAAAATCAGCAAGCTTTGATTGCAAAGAGTGCAAGATTGGCACAAGGGGAAGAAGAATTTGCCATACGGCCGACTGGCGAAGAAGGCATTGACATGATTAAGGCATTGCTGGGTCTTGGGGATCTTGTAACGAATGTCAACCTGCCGAACCGGGGGCAAATGGGCAATACGCCTCTTGGCGCTGTAGTAGAAACGAATGCTATATTCGGCCGTGACAGTGTAAAACCGATCATATCCGGGAAGCTTCCGTCGGAAATCAATAGTCTCGTACAGCGTCATATATGGAATCAAGAAACGATCTTACAGGCTTCGCTTAATAGGGACAAGGACCAGGCTTTTCGCGCTTTCGTAAGCGATCCGTTGGTGAATATTTCACCCAAAGATGCTAGAGAGCTTTTCGAACGCATGTTGGACAATACGAAGTCTTTTCTTCCGGAATGGAAATAA
- a CDS encoding Gfo/Idh/MocA family oxidoreductase: MIRWGIIGVGDVTEVKSGPGFQKAEHSQLVAVMRRNGALAEDYAKRHNVPKWYDNAKDLIDDSEVDAVYIATPPAFHKQYAIQAAEAGKPVYVEKPMALNYA, translated from the coding sequence ATGATTCGATGGGGAATTATTGGTGTGGGAGATGTGACAGAAGTAAAGAGCGGCCCGGGCTTCCAGAAAGCGGAGCATTCCCAGCTTGTAGCCGTGATGAGAAGAAACGGTGCGTTGGCGGAAGATTATGCGAAGCGGCATAACGTACCTAAATGGTACGATAATGCGAAAGATCTGATTGACGACTCTGAAGTGGACGCCGTTTATATTGCGACTCCTCCTGCATTTCACAAACAATATGCAATCCAGGCTGCAGAAGCGGGAAAGCCCGTTTATGTCGAAAAACCGATGGCATTAAATTATGCCTGA